One Paenibacillus riograndensis SBR5 DNA segment encodes these proteins:
- a CDS encoding glycoside hydrolase family 1 protein — MTDAKKGFPENFLWGGATAANQLEGAFDADGKGLSSADMVAYVPKAERSNDHAIEITSGRIEQILSGEFKARFPKREGVDFYHRYKEDIALFAEMGFKVFRLSINWARIFPNGDDAEPNEAGLKFYDNVFDELHKYGIEPLVTLAHYETPLGLTQKYNGWASREVIACFTRYAETVFRRYQDKVKYWITFNEINMMTLSPFTGGGVVIDRVENKLQTIYQALHHQFVASALATKLLHEIIPGSQMGCMLARMESYANTCNPEDVRLNQHENQMNLYFTDVHARGEYPKYMDRYFAENNIVLHKETGDDEILKLHTVDYVAFSYYMTLTVSASPEGERAQGNLFGGVKNPYLKASEWGWQIDPVGLRIMLNTMYDRYQKPLFIVENGLGAYDKVEADGSIHDSYRIDYLRQHIAQMKEAILDGVELIGYTSWGPIDLVSMSTSEMSKRYGFIYVDLDDDGNGTLNRSKKDSFHWYKKVIASNGEEL; from the coding sequence ATGACTGATGCGAAAAAAGGATTTCCGGAGAACTTTCTATGGGGCGGGGCAACCGCCGCGAATCAGCTGGAAGGCGCATTCGATGCAGATGGCAAGGGCTTGTCCAGTGCGGATATGGTCGCTTATGTGCCCAAGGCTGAGCGCAGCAATGACCATGCGATTGAGATTACGTCCGGGCGGATCGAGCAGATTTTGTCCGGGGAATTTAAGGCCCGGTTTCCAAAACGGGAAGGGGTGGATTTCTATCACCGGTACAAAGAGGACATTGCTCTTTTTGCCGAGATGGGGTTCAAGGTGTTCCGCCTGTCAATCAACTGGGCGCGGATCTTTCCGAATGGCGATGATGCCGAGCCGAATGAAGCGGGCTTGAAATTCTATGATAATGTATTTGACGAGCTGCATAAATACGGCATTGAGCCGCTTGTGACGCTGGCCCATTACGAGACACCGCTGGGCCTGACACAGAAATACAACGGCTGGGCTTCACGCGAAGTCATTGCATGTTTTACCCGTTATGCGGAAACCGTGTTCCGGCGTTACCAGGATAAGGTGAAGTACTGGATTACCTTTAATGAGATCAACATGATGACCCTGAGTCCGTTCACCGGAGGAGGCGTTGTCATTGACCGGGTGGAGAACAAGCTGCAGACGATCTATCAGGCGCTTCATCACCAATTCGTGGCGAGCGCTCTGGCCACTAAGCTGCTGCATGAGATCATTCCGGGATCGCAGATGGGCTGCATGCTGGCCCGGATGGAGAGCTATGCGAATACCTGCAACCCCGAGGATGTAAGGCTTAACCAGCATGAGAACCAGATGAATCTGTATTTTACGGATGTGCATGCCCGGGGAGAATACCCTAAATACATGGACCGCTACTTCGCCGAAAACAATATCGTTCTCCACAAAGAAACGGGCGACGATGAGATCCTGAAGCTCCACACTGTGGATTATGTAGCATTCAGCTATTATATGACGCTGACCGTATCGGCCAGTCCGGAAGGGGAGCGGGCGCAGGGCAACCTGTTCGGCGGTGTAAAAAATCCGTATCTGAAGGCTTCGGAATGGGGCTGGCAGATTGACCCGGTCGGGCTAAGAATTATGCTGAACACGATGTATGACCGTTACCAGAAACCTTTGTTTATTGTGGAAAATGGCCTCGGCGCGTATGACAAAGTAGAAGCTGACGGTTCCATCCATGACAGCTACCGCATCGACTATCTCCGCCAGCACATCGCCCAGATGAAAGAAGCGATCCTTGACGGTGTAGAGCTGATCGGCTACACAAGCTGGGGACCGATTGACCTGGTGAGCATGTCCACTTCGGAAATGTCCAAGCGTTACGGCTTCATCTATGTGGATCTGGATGATGACGGCAACGGAACCTTGAACCGTTCGAAGAAGGACTCCTTTCACTGGTACAAAAAAGTCATCGCCAGCAACGGCGAGGAACTGTAA
- a CDS encoding HD-GYP domain-containing protein — protein MRVHVTDLKPGDYLKVDTFSSKGLHVLPKGSQLRIEEIAKLVQHGVDYVDIEAIQEEPAPSSRSSVIQSASRNFDTMIDGFESVYMEALTKGSFNQSVVDDILQPSLESLDKHKDVVSLLLLLDREDNYTYNHSLQVGMLSYYIATWLGYSKKECYEIGRAGYLIDIGKCRISPELLNKPGKLTAAEYDEVKLHTIYGYEIIRNSMDDPYTALVALQHHEREDGSGYPHNLTKDDIHPYSQIAAVADIYSAMTSERIYQSKQELISVLREINTLSFGKLNGKPVQAFIQHLMPNFIGKRVLLSTGDMGVIIMNNPLDVFRPLVQIEGKFLDLARERTIAVAEIYME, from the coding sequence TTGAGAGTACACGTAACGGATCTGAAACCGGGTGATTACCTGAAGGTGGATACCTTTAGCTCAAAAGGGCTGCATGTATTACCCAAAGGATCACAGCTTCGAATCGAAGAGATCGCTAAGCTGGTGCAGCACGGAGTAGATTATGTTGATATCGAAGCCATTCAGGAGGAACCTGCGCCTTCCAGCAGATCTTCCGTCATTCAGTCCGCTTCCAGAAATTTCGATACCATGATTGACGGGTTTGAATCGGTATATATGGAAGCGTTGACGAAGGGCAGCTTCAACCAGTCCGTTGTGGATGACATTCTTCAGCCCTCGCTGGAGTCCCTGGACAAACACAAGGATGTGGTTTCATTACTGCTTCTGCTTGACCGGGAGGATAATTATACATACAACCATTCCCTGCAAGTGGGCATGCTTTCTTATTATATAGCAACCTGGCTTGGATATTCCAAGAAGGAGTGTTACGAAATCGGCCGGGCCGGCTATTTGATTGATATCGGCAAATGCCGGATTTCCCCGGAGCTTCTGAACAAGCCGGGCAAACTCACTGCCGCCGAATATGACGAAGTGAAACTACATACGATTTATGGCTATGAAATTATCCGCAACTCCATGGATGACCCCTATACCGCCCTGGTCGCCCTTCAGCATCATGAACGTGAAGACGGTTCCGGGTACCCGCATAACCTGACCAAAGATGATATACACCCCTATTCCCAGATTGCTGCCGTGGCCGACATATACAGCGCCATGACCTCAGAGCGGATCTATCAATCCAAGCAGGAGCTGATCTCCGTACTGCGTGAGATTAACACACTCAGCTTCGGCAAGCTGAACGGCAAGCCGGTACAGGCCTTCATCCAGCATCTGATGCCCAATTTTATTGGAAAACGGGTGCTGCTCAGTACTGGTGACATGGGCGTAATTATCATGAACAATCCGCTGGACGTCTTCCGGCCGCTCGTACAGATAGAAGGCAAATTTCTGGATCTGGCCCGTGAACGCACGATTGCGGTGGCCGAAATTTATATGGAGTAA
- a CDS encoding molybdenum cofactor biosynthesis protein, which translates to MHVTIRLFAGLAEVIGSASLAFHSHESPLTAGRLKELLSASYPEAAPQIKVSLVAIDHEYAPDDSVISEASEVALIPPVSGGEPDAEEQETPDGRFSITDQPLNGEALLDKVLDVNHGASLLFVGTTREMTGTQRTTALHYEAYVPMALAKLEEIGREVGERWNARCAIAHRTGLVALKEASVMIAVSAAHRDMCYEASRYAIEKLKASVPVWKKDINDSGEQWLGADPQAKDYPSL; encoded by the coding sequence ATGCACGTGACCATTCGTCTGTTCGCCGGCCTGGCAGAGGTGATCGGCTCCGCCTCACTGGCCTTTCACTCCCATGAGTCTCCGCTTACTGCGGGAAGATTGAAGGAGCTGCTCTCTGCGTCCTACCCGGAAGCTGCTCCGCAGATTAAGGTATCCTTAGTTGCCATTGATCATGAGTATGCACCGGACGACTCCGTCATATCCGAAGCTTCCGAGGTTGCGCTGATTCCTCCCGTCTCCGGAGGAGAGCCGGATGCAGAGGAGCAGGAAACACCGGACGGAAGGTTCAGCATCACGGATCAGCCCTTGAACGGGGAGGCCCTGCTGGATAAAGTGCTGGATGTAAATCATGGCGCTTCCCTGCTGTTCGTTGGCACAACCCGGGAAATGACCGGCACCCAGCGCACAACCGCACTGCATTATGAAGCCTATGTCCCTATGGCCCTCGCCAAGCTGGAGGAAATCGGCAGGGAGGTCGGGGAACGGTGGAATGCCCGCTGCGCCATTGCCCACCGTACCGGACTCGTAGCCCTCAAGGAAGCAAGTGTAATGATCGCAGTGTCTGCGGCCCACCGTGACATGTGTTATGAAGCCAGCCGGTATGCTATCGAGAAATTGAAGGCCTCCGTACCTGTATGGAAAAAAGACATTAACGACTCCGGAGAACAGTGGCTGGGAGCTGATCCCCAGGCTAAGGATTACCCCAGCCTGTGA
- a CDS encoding bifunctional metallophosphatase/5'-nucleotidase, with protein MERALQRLTLIHTNDIHSHFEMMSPIAAEIANLKAAAGEEPVLLLDIGDHMDRAAVETEGTMGQANIDMINLTGYDAITIGNNEGLTFTREILSALYAGLQCPVVCCNILESATGEAPGWMKRHIILEKDGIKIGITGATAAFASFYGLLGWEALDPEEALREQCELLAPQVDLLIILSHLGLPADQRLAEQLQGVHAILGGHTHHMLETPQMINGTAVCGAGKFGRYIGRLIFERAHAGAAFELVSGRCFTVDPSLTEDVLAPAAALHLQHGREVLNETVAITDRELTLDTEGESPFGNLLAQAVRRFTGAPISLVNSGQLLGPLPQGTITAGMLHALCPSPVNACIIRLKGEDIRKALEQSRMEAFYNKAIFGYGFRGKVLGSLAVDGLKILYDPGVLPYDNGNGIAVFVGGEPLDDKAVYSVGTLDMFTFRIGYESLADGTEPLYLLPHFLRDLLRMELQRPGSLDECAGLRWKNGSD; from the coding sequence ATGGAGCGAGCATTGCAAAGATTGACCCTAATTCATACGAATGATATACATAGCCACTTTGAAATGATGAGCCCCATTGCTGCAGAAATCGCCAACCTGAAGGCAGCGGCCGGCGAAGAGCCTGTGCTGCTGCTGGATATTGGCGACCATATGGACCGGGCGGCAGTAGAGACTGAAGGCACTATGGGACAGGCCAACATCGATATGATCAACCTGACCGGCTATGATGCAATTACGATTGGCAATAATGAAGGGCTGACCTTCACCCGGGAGATTCTTTCTGCCTTGTATGCAGGGCTTCAATGTCCGGTGGTATGCTGCAACATCCTGGAGAGTGCAACCGGAGAGGCGCCCGGCTGGATGAAGCGCCATATTATTCTGGAGAAGGATGGCATCAAGATAGGCATTACCGGGGCTACTGCAGCATTCGCCTCGTTCTACGGGCTGCTGGGCTGGGAAGCGCTGGACCCGGAAGAAGCGCTGCGTGAACAATGTGAGCTGCTGGCTCCGCAAGTAGATCTCCTGATTATCCTTTCCCACCTGGGGCTTCCGGCGGATCAGCGGCTGGCAGAGCAGCTTCAGGGGGTTCATGCCATTCTGGGCGGCCACACACACCATATGCTGGAGACCCCGCAGATGATCAACGGAACGGCTGTCTGCGGGGCCGGTAAATTCGGCCGTTATATCGGACGGCTTATTTTTGAGCGGGCTCACGCCGGGGCAGCCTTCGAGCTGGTGAGCGGCCGCTGCTTCACGGTTGATCCTTCGCTAACCGAGGATGTGCTCGCGCCTGCGGCGGCGCTGCATTTACAGCATGGGCGCGAGGTTCTTAACGAAACTGTAGCCATCACAGACCGGGAGCTTACCCTGGATACAGAAGGGGAGTCTCCTTTTGGCAACCTTCTGGCGCAGGCTGTCCGCCGCTTCACAGGAGCTCCAATATCCCTGGTCAACAGCGGACAACTGCTTGGACCTCTGCCCCAAGGCACCATTACGGCCGGGATGCTGCATGCGCTGTGCCCTTCTCCGGTTAATGCCTGCATTATCCGGCTTAAAGGGGAGGACATCCGCAAGGCGCTTGAGCAGAGCAGGATGGAAGCTTTCTACAATAAGGCGATTTTTGGCTACGGCTTCCGGGGAAAGGTGCTGGGCAGCCTGGCCGTCGATGGATTAAAAATCCTGTACGATCCAGGGGTCTTGCCTTATGATAACGGTAACGGTATCGCCGTTTTTGTCGGCGGGGAGCCGCTGGATGACAAGGCTGTCTATTCTGTCGGAACACTGGATATGTTCACTTTCCGCATAGGGTATGAGAGTCTTGCGGATGGAACCGAGCCGCTGTATCTCCTGCCTCATTTTCTGCGGGATCTGCTGCGGATGGAGCTGCAAAGGCCGGGAAGCCTGGATGAATGTGCAGGTCTCCGCTGGAAGAACGGGTCTGACTAA
- a CDS encoding undecaprenyl-diphosphate phosphatase yields the protein MDTITAIILAIVEGITEFIPVSSTGHMILTTKLLGFDEQSPIMKTYEIVIQLGAILAIALVYRQRILNLLGIGRSRTGRGGVVPASRLNLIHVILGIVPALAVAFFARDFIKGLFGASTVLWALVAGGVLMIVAEWVNRRKIRITAHELDDLSYGQALAIGLYQIISVLWPGFSRSGSTISGGMLSGVSYKASADFSFLIAIPIMCAASGYELLDSYQYFTKDTIMDFAIGFVISFIVAYLVVVAFMKLIQKIRPTHFAIYRFILAAVFWLFIMR from the coding sequence ATGGACACGATTACAGCAATAATTCTGGCAATTGTAGAAGGAATAACTGAATTTATCCCGGTATCATCCACGGGGCACATGATTCTAACCACTAAGCTGCTGGGCTTTGACGAGCAGTCGCCGATTATGAAGACCTATGAGATTGTCATCCAGCTTGGGGCCATTCTGGCCATTGCCCTGGTGTACCGCCAGCGGATTCTGAACTTGCTGGGGATCGGACGCAGCCGCACAGGCAGAGGCGGAGTGGTGCCGGCCTCCAGACTGAATCTGATTCATGTCATTCTCGGGATAGTACCGGCGCTGGCAGTGGCTTTTTTCGCCCGTGATTTCATTAAAGGACTTTTTGGAGCTTCCACCGTGCTCTGGGCGCTTGTCGCCGGCGGGGTGCTGATGATCGTGGCAGAATGGGTGAACAGACGGAAGATCCGGATTACCGCGCATGAGCTGGATGACTTATCGTACGGACAGGCGCTGGCTATCGGCCTCTACCAGATTATTTCCGTGCTGTGGCCGGGATTCTCCCGGTCCGGCTCGACCATCTCCGGCGGTATGCTGAGCGGGGTCAGCTACAAGGCTTCGGCGGACTTCTCGTTCCTGATTGCCATTCCGATTATGTGTGCGGCATCCGGTTATGAGCTGCTTGATTCCTATCAGTATTTTACCAAAGATACGATTATGGATTTCGCGATCGGATTTGTGATTTCATTTATTGTCGCTTATCTGGTGGTGGTTGCGTTCATGAAGCTGATCCAGAAGATCCGGCCGACTCATTTCGCAATTTACCGCTTTATTCTGGCTGCGGTGTTCTGGTTGTTTATTATGCGTTAA
- a CDS encoding HD-GYP domain-containing protein: protein MRLVSVNRLQAGMKLGKKIYNDEGLVLLADGVELTDALIKRLAKIDIGYIYIEDSVTEDVEITGMLQDETRNQALKVVRSQFQQMSGASGITKGFYHLDKKFSKVMDSILDDLATQEDPMIMLLDMHTADNYLYVHSLNVCLYTLVLGIAHGYSREELRVIGMGALLHDIGKTQIPVKIIQKPGMLSEEEFRHMQAHTEIGYRILKDEPNIPLLAAHCALQHHERIDGSGYPRGLKGPQIHEYAKWLGVADSYDAMTSNRIYKKAMLPHQAVEALYVGSGTLYEQKHLELFRDRVAIYPLGLTVKLSTGESGVVVKIDPTIPHRPVVRVLHDPDGEPVVPFELDLGSKLSVVIVDVTDEDGAVVKTM, encoded by the coding sequence GTGCGTCTAGTATCCGTGAATCGGCTTCAGGCGGGAATGAAGCTGGGGAAAAAAATATATAATGATGAAGGACTGGTTCTGCTCGCGGATGGAGTAGAGCTAACGGATGCGCTGATCAAGCGGCTGGCCAAGATCGACATCGGCTATATCTACATAGAAGATTCCGTCACGGAGGATGTTGAGATTACGGGCATGCTGCAGGACGAGACGCGCAATCAGGCGCTCAAGGTGGTCCGGAGCCAGTTTCAGCAGATGTCAGGCGCTTCCGGCATTACCAAGGGCTTTTATCATCTGGACAAAAAATTCTCCAAGGTGATGGATTCCATTCTGGATGATCTGGCCACACAGGAAGATCCTATGATTATGCTGCTTGATATGCACACGGCCGACAACTACCTGTATGTTCACTCCTTGAATGTCTGTCTGTATACGCTGGTCCTCGGAATTGCCCATGGTTATAGCAGGGAAGAGCTGCGGGTCATCGGCATGGGCGCACTCCTGCATGATATAGGCAAAACGCAGATTCCTGTCAAAATCATTCAGAAGCCCGGTATGCTCAGCGAAGAGGAGTTCCGTCATATGCAGGCCCATACCGAGATCGGCTACCGGATTCTCAAGGATGAGCCGAATATCCCGCTGCTCGCGGCACACTGTGCGCTGCAGCATCATGAGCGCATCGATGGTTCTGGTTATCCGCGCGGGCTGAAAGGGCCCCAGATTCATGAATATGCCAAATGGCTGGGGGTTGCGGATTCCTATGATGCCATGACCTCGAACCGGATCTATAAGAAGGCCATGCTGCCGCATCAGGCAGTAGAAGCGCTCTATGTAGGTTCAGGAACGCTGTATGAACAGAAGCATTTGGAGCTGTTCCGGGACCGTGTGGCGATCTATCCGCTGGGTCTGACCGTCAAGCTTAGCACCGGAGAGAGCGGAGTAGTGGTCAAAATTGACCCGACCATCCCGCACAGGCCGGTTGTGCGTGTGCTGCACGACCCTGACGGTGAGCCCGTGGTTCCCTTTGAGCTTGATCTGGGCAGCAAGCTCTCTGTAGTGATTGTGGATGTGACCGATGAAGACGGAGCTGTGGTAAAAACGATGTGA
- the yfkAB gene encoding radical SAM/CxCxxxxC motif protein YfkAB, translating into MSILEPSSTPIRELSPSYDPWDPITSLRKHGRHVLTSVEMTVTNLCNMRCEHCAVGDSLTTKEGDMLPLKNMLDRLEEVEHLQTISITGGEPMFRAGTVEKTIVPLLKYARERGIRSQINSNLTMPYSRYEQLLPYLDVMHISFNYVNGDDFHEVGFANSGHPVSKEAAYRLYDTMLENSRRLSSDGMLISAESMINYRTHKKLPAIHKLIGDMGARRHEVHPMYASSFASKLPVLSLKEMGAAIHDLLDHRDPDMWMLFGTLPFFACSFLEEDQKLLRRLREETNVTLRNDPDGRNRVNVNMFTGDVFVTDFADISAFGNIGSGKLDDIFTEWQLKHPLNQKVNCHCDEAGCCGPNLLVADMYYPKVDFKTRKAITL; encoded by the coding sequence ATGAGTATATTAGAGCCATCCTCAACACCAATAAGAGAGCTGTCGCCCAGCTATGATCCTTGGGACCCGATCACTTCATTGCGTAAGCACGGGCGTCATGTGCTGACCAGCGTCGAGATGACGGTTACCAATCTGTGCAACATGCGCTGTGAGCATTGTGCGGTTGGCGACAGCCTGACCACTAAAGAAGGAGACATGCTGCCGCTTAAAAACATGCTGGACCGCCTGGAAGAGGTTGAACATTTGCAGACCATCAGCATTACGGGCGGCGAGCCGATGTTCCGGGCCGGTACGGTCGAAAAAACAATTGTGCCGCTGCTCAAATATGCCCGTGAGCGGGGCATCCGGTCGCAGATTAATTCCAACCTGACCATGCCTTATTCCCGGTATGAGCAGCTGCTGCCCTATTTGGATGTCATGCATATCTCCTTCAACTACGTAAATGGAGACGACTTTCATGAGGTCGGCTTTGCGAACAGCGGCCACCCGGTCTCAAAGGAAGCGGCTTACCGGCTGTATGACACGATGCTGGAAAATTCCCGCCGTTTAAGCAGTGACGGGATGCTGATATCTGCGGAATCGATGATCAATTACCGGACGCATAAAAAGCTGCCGGCAATCCATAAGCTAATCGGGGACATGGGGGCCCGGCGGCATGAGGTGCATCCGATGTATGCCTCCAGCTTTGCTTCCAAGCTCCCTGTACTGTCCCTGAAGGAAATGGGAGCAGCGATCCATGACCTGCTGGACCACCGTGATCCAGACATGTGGATGCTGTTCGGTACGCTTCCTTTCTTTGCCTGCAGCTTTCTGGAAGAAGACCAGAAGCTTCTCCGCAGATTGCGGGAGGAAACAAATGTAACCCTGCGCAATGATCCGGACGGCAGAAACCGTGTGAATGTCAATATGTTCACAGGAGACGTGTTTGTGACGGATTTTGCCGATATCTCCGCCTTTGGCAACATCGGCAGCGGCAAGCTGGATGATATTTTTACCGAGTGGCAGCTGAAGCATCCGCTCAATCAGAAGGTAAATTGCCACTGTGATGAAGCCGGCTGCTGTGGTCCCAATCTTCTCGTAGCCGATATGTATTATCCGAAGGTTGATTTCAAAACAAGAAAAGCGATCACTCTGTAG
- a CDS encoding hemolysin family protein: protein MHTEFEVGRLLLNLLLVLVLVLLNGIFVAAEFSLVKVRQSRLTQLVSEGNKMAGYALKVNKKLDAYLSATQFGITLASLGLGWVGEPAISELLVEPLMVQIGVTDHTLISTVSVVVGFSIITFLHIVLGELAPKSLAIQKTEGSALLLSAPLMFFYNVFLPFIWVLNASANALLRLVGVEPASEAEAAHSEEEIRILMNQSAKSGVIDKDEMKLMDNIFEFSDLLAREVMLPRTDMDVLYSNLSLEENMRIITETKHSRYPVAFEDKDRIIGFIHITDLLFAPLEQQNDLASLVRPILNVPESIEISHALRLMQKNKAQLTLVVDEYGGTAGLLTAEEILEEIVGDLHDEFEDERPSVEHNGDYISVEGRMLIEDVNDLTGVVIEDDEVDSIGGWLFKELEGNPSKGKRVVVGDVTFEVEEATRLRITRINIHRETPLVSEEDEAGEDGDGVK from the coding sequence GTGCATACGGAATTTGAAGTGGGGAGATTGCTGCTCAATCTTTTACTGGTTCTGGTGCTCGTATTGTTGAACGGCATCTTTGTGGCAGCGGAGTTCTCGCTCGTAAAGGTGAGGCAGTCGCGTCTGACGCAGCTCGTCAGCGAAGGGAACAAGATGGCCGGATATGCGCTGAAGGTCAACAAGAAGCTGGATGCCTATCTGTCGGCGACCCAGTTCGGGATTACGCTCGCCTCGCTGGGGTTGGGCTGGGTCGGGGAACCGGCCATCTCCGAACTGCTGGTGGAGCCGCTGATGGTGCAGATTGGGGTTACCGATCATACGCTGATCTCCACGGTATCCGTAGTTGTAGGTTTTTCGATCATTACCTTTTTACATATTGTGCTGGGTGAGCTTGCGCCGAAATCCCTGGCCATCCAAAAAACGGAAGGCTCCGCGCTGCTGCTGTCGGCGCCGCTGATGTTCTTTTATAATGTGTTTCTGCCGTTCATCTGGGTGCTGAATGCATCGGCCAATGCACTTCTGAGGCTGGTGGGAGTAGAGCCGGCCAGTGAAGCCGAAGCCGCCCACTCGGAAGAAGAAATCCGCATTCTTATGAACCAAAGTGCCAAGAGCGGTGTGATTGACAAGGATGAGATGAAGCTGATGGACAACATCTTTGAATTCTCTGATCTGCTGGCCCGCGAGGTCATGCTTCCGCGTACAGATATGGATGTGTTATACAGCAATCTTTCTCTGGAAGAAAATATGCGGATTATTACGGAGACGAAGCATTCCCGTTATCCGGTGGCTTTTGAGGACAAGGACCGGATTATCGGCTTCATTCATATCACCGATCTGCTGTTTGCGCCGCTGGAGCAGCAGAACGATCTGGCATCGCTGGTCCGGCCTATCCTCAATGTGCCGGAATCCATAGAGATCAGCCATGCGCTGCGGCTGATGCAGAAGAACAAGGCCCAGCTTACACTCGTTGTAGATGAATATGGCGGGACCGCAGGGCTGCTCACTGCCGAGGAGATCCTTGAGGAAATCGTAGGGGACCTGCATGACGAATTCGAGGATGAACGTCCAAGCGTGGAACACAACGGCGATTATATCTCCGTCGAGGGCCGCATGCTGATTGAAGATGTGAACGACCTTACCGGCGTAGTGATTGAGGACGACGAGGTCGACTCTATCGGAGGCTGGCTCTTCAAGGAGCTGGAGGGCAATCCGTCCAAAGGCAAGCGGGTAGTCGTCGGTGATGTTACCTTCGAGGTGGAGGAAGCCACGCGTCTGCGGATCACCCGAATCAACATCCACCGTGAAACGCCTCTGGTATCCGAAGAGGATGAAGCCGGTGAAGATGGGGACGGCGTGAAGTAG
- a CDS encoding ABC transporter permease family protein: MFPIAVVIFGSLKTNLELTTGATILPAAWEFGNYATAWKTANFSRFTWNSIFVSTMTTAGSLLVSAMAAYAVDRVSKSTKPPEDTKIRTVIEAAVRHFDLP; this comes from the coding sequence TTGTTTCCCATTGCTGTCGTCATTTTCGGTTCGCTGAAAACGAATCTGGAACTGACCACAGGTGCGACGATTCTGCCGGCCGCTTGGGAGTTCGGCAACTATGCGACGGCGTGGAAGACGGCAAACTTCTCGCGTTTTACCTGGAACAGCATATTTGTCAGCACGATGACGACGGCAGGCTCGCTGCTAGTGTCCGCGATGGCGGCGTATGCGGTTGACCGTGTATCCAAATCGACTAAACCTCCGGAAGACACCAAAATTCGTACGGTTATCGAAGCCGCAGTCAGGCATTTTGATCTGCCGTGA
- a CDS encoding DUF2441 domain-containing protein — MEKNTIYQINKNEQQAYSSVSRAFITEDSKKNIPYIPLIKLRTMNDLKTALNYALNSIQHLNFVLREMVFEEVRMKHFPDHPSRQTCLYVTNKEELAYWYRRLVRKEKRIIVFELTGRIHQASEWHTFVGDLKSVEQYRQLANWYWNGTPAKTVWGEYWSNKGQLDRQEWIFEGTAYVVDFKNNLDEID; from the coding sequence ATGGAAAAAAATACAATATATCAAATAAATAAAAATGAACAACAAGCTTATTCAAGTGTGTCAAGAGCTTTTATAACTGAAGACAGTAAAAAAAACATACCTTATATACCATTAATCAAACTTAGGACAATGAATGATTTAAAAACTGCTTTAAATTATGCTTTAAACTCAATCCAACATCTTAATTTTGTACTAAGAGAAATGGTCTTTGAAGAAGTAAGAATGAAACATTTTCCTGATCATCCTTCCAGGCAAACATGTCTTTACGTTACCAACAAAGAAGAACTTGCTTATTGGTATAGAAGACTTGTAAGAAAAGAAAAACGAATTATTGTATTTGAGTTGACAGGGAGAATTCATCAAGCTTCTGAGTGGCACACATTTGTAGGTGACTTGAAAAGCGTAGAACAATATAGGCAACTGGCTAACTGGTATTGGAATGGAACCCCGGCAAAAACAGTTTGGGGTGAATATTGGAGCAATAAAGGGCAACTCGATCGACAAGAATGGATTTTTGAAGGAACGGCTTATGTGGTTGATTTCAAAAATAACTTGGATGAAATCGATTAA